In Anthonomus grandis grandis chromosome 5, icAntGran1.3, whole genome shotgun sequence, the following are encoded in one genomic region:
- the LOC126736846 gene encoding histone H4-like: MTGRGKGGKGLGKGGAKRHRKVLRDNIQGITKPAIRRLARRGGAKRISGLIYEEIRGVLKVFLENVIRDAFTYTEHAKRKTVPAMDVVYALKRQGRPLYGFGG; the protein is encoded by the coding sequence ATGACTGGCAGAGGAAAAGGTGGTAAAGGATTGGGAAAAGGAGGCGCAAAACGTCATCGTAAAGTTCTTCGTGATAACATCCAGGGTATTACCAAGCCAGCTATCAGAAGATTGGCAAGGCGTGGTGGAGCCAAGCGTATTTCTGGCTTGATCTACGAAGAAATCCGTGGTGTATTAAAGGTTTTCCTTGAAAACGTGATCAGGGACGCATTCACCTACACCGAACACGCCAAGAGGAAAACTGTTCCCGCCATGGACGTAGTTTATGCCTTAAAACGTCAAGGACGCCCTTTGTACGGTTTTGGAGGTTAA